In one window of Meiothermus sp. DNA:
- a CDS encoding transposase encodes MKVECGGYRKRKLRTLNGIEETRLKRLRCAGCKRQIRVEYTPECQRYRWYSRLVQGLFAILDSYRVTEAVKADIAALLGYPIVLATRLDWAQSGGDRGQTLLKAENAQIKGLIRTVCVDDWVYGRDSRGQGYGVWEAQSGCPVSADLAEERGFERVRDLLSDGLLDYVVSDGAPEIAEALHWLGSKVQQVRCWFHLSRDILGKTPRDQRNRLQLELQVLLEMKTLGEAEAYFWQVLLPRWKGCLEPLMRAWNQVRSYWLEPRLPKTNNTAEVGNGRLWRRQKRRNIRSIPRAKDWLQIALYRTRHRPIQHSLSAWQRFSNQSSPKCWFLPIITPLRYSTEFFR; translated from the coding sequence GTGAAAGTCGAGTGTGGCGGCTATCGCAAGCGGAAGCTGCGAACCCTGAATGGCATAGAAGAAACCCGACTCAAACGCCTGCGCTGTGCTGGGTGCAAACGGCAGATAAGGGTGGAATATACCCCAGAATGCCAACGTTATCGCTGGTATAGCCGCCTGGTGCAGGGTTTATTTGCCATCCTTGACAGCTATCGGGTTACCGAGGCGGTTAAAGCGGATATCGCTGCCTTGCTGGGTTATCCGATTGTGCTGGCCACCCGACTGGATTGGGCCCAAAGCGGTGGTGACCGGGGACAGACCTTGCTCAAAGCAGAGAACGCACAGATCAAAGGGCTTATCCGCACGGTTTGTGTGGATGACTGGGTGTATGGACGGGATAGCCGGGGCCAGGGTTATGGGGTCTGGGAAGCCCAGAGCGGCTGTCCTGTATCGGCTGATCTGGCCGAGGAGCGGGGGTTTGAACGGGTACGGGATTTGCTCAGCGATGGGTTGCTTGATTATGTGGTTTCCGATGGGGCGCCCGAGATCGCCGAGGCTTTGCACTGGCTGGGGTCTAAAGTGCAACAGGTCAGGTGCTGGTTCCACCTGAGCAGGGATATCCTGGGCAAGACCCCCCGAGATCAAAGGAATCGGCTGCAGCTGGAACTGCAAGTGCTGTTGGAGATGAAGACCTTGGGGGAGGCGGAAGCCTATTTCTGGCAAGTGCTGCTGCCCCGCTGGAAGGGCTGTCTGGAACCGCTCATGCGGGCTTGGAATCAGGTCAGAAGTTACTGGCTTGAACCCCGGCTCCCCAAAACCAACAACACCGCCGAAGTGGGGAATGGCAGGCTGTGGCGACGGCAAAAACGTAGAAACATCCGGTCTATTCCTAGAGCTAAGGACTGGCTGCAGATTGCCCTTTACCGTACTCGTCACCGTCCAATACAACATTCCCTCTCTGCTTGGCAACGGTTTTCAAACCAATCCTCGCCAAAATGTTGGTTTTTACCCATCATCACACCACTTCGTTACTCAACCGAATTCTTTAGATGA
- a CDS encoding TROVE domain-containing protein: MSFNTSRKSHSDTEILTYEAGRGFAPSAATELLLLVTGSLFSGDTFYEWDAQRNERLARLAELVTQADPDFVAALAVYSRQGLGLRSGPSALLAHLFWWGPTVLAREVAKGVWLRGDEHLETLAYTKAQGWKLRKALKQAVAERLNTMSPAALLKYRRRGRSFSQKDALILCHPQPKDRDHALVYEYLIRGPQALPEAQAYAKALLEERPTWERILSEQGSTPQAWQKALPHLQGLSLVRNLKNLHEAGLLQDPEARRYILQKLTRPEEVRRWRLFPYQWLLAIFQLEALSTSIEELPASRALSEVKAALELALEATLPPLPLQGPSLVLVDLSGSMFSNLSQHSEASYALAAASLGAVLYRRTGGRLYGFDDDLIELPYGPEASVAPMVRHLLDRGGGGTCLGHALQQSLAGFQGQRVVIFTDEQVHDYAETPLRRWVRAGQGRMAYVVNVAGYAPLAFPEQGVVRVGGFSERLLALLPLLESHDPLAWVRTGAWRALA, encoded by the coding sequence GTGTCCTTCAATACCAGCCGAAAAAGCCATAGTGATACCGAGATCCTCACCTACGAAGCTGGCCGTGGCTTTGCCCCTTCTGCCGCTACGGAACTCTTGCTGTTGGTAACGGGCAGCCTATTCTCCGGCGACACCTTTTACGAGTGGGACGCACAGCGAAATGAGCGCTTGGCCCGCCTGGCCGAGCTAGTGACCCAGGCTGATCCCGATTTTGTGGCAGCTTTGGCTGTATATAGCCGCCAGGGGCTCGGTTTACGCTCGGGGCCCAGCGCTTTGCTGGCGCACCTGTTCTGGTGGGGCCCCACCGTGTTGGCGCGCGAGGTAGCCAAGGGGGTCTGGCTGCGCGGGGACGAACACCTCGAGACCTTGGCTTATACCAAAGCCCAGGGCTGGAAACTACGCAAAGCCTTGAAGCAGGCCGTAGCCGAGCGCCTCAACACCATGAGCCCAGCGGCGTTGTTGAAATACCGCCGCAGAGGGCGTAGCTTCAGTCAGAAAGACGCCCTGATCCTATGCCACCCTCAACCCAAAGACCGCGACCACGCGCTGGTGTATGAGTACCTCATCCGTGGGCCTCAGGCCCTTCCGGAGGCCCAGGCTTATGCCAAGGCCCTTCTCGAGGAGCGCCCTACCTGGGAGCGCATCCTCTCAGAGCAGGGCAGCACGCCCCAGGCCTGGCAAAAAGCGCTGCCCCATCTGCAGGGCCTTTCCTTGGTGCGTAACCTCAAAAACCTCCACGAAGCAGGGCTTTTGCAAGACCCCGAGGCCCGTCGTTATATACTCCAAAAGCTCACCCGCCCGGAGGAGGTGCGCCGCTGGCGTCTGTTCCCCTACCAGTGGTTGCTGGCCATTTTTCAGCTCGAGGCCCTGTCTACTTCCATAGAAGAGCTACCGGCTTCCCGAGCCCTATCGGAGGTGAAGGCCGCCTTGGAGCTTGCCCTGGAAGCCACCCTGCCCCCTCTTCCCTTGCAGGGCCCGAGCCTGGTGCTGGTAGACCTTTCGGGCTCGATGTTCTCAAACCTTAGCCAGCACAGCGAGGCCAGCTACGCCCTGGCCGCAGCCAGCCTGGGGGCGGTGCTGTACCGCCGCACGGGAGGCCGTCTATATGGCTTTGACGATGACCTGATCGAGCTGCCCTACGGCCCGGAGGCTTCGGTAGCACCGATGGTTCGCCACCTCCTGGACCGGGGGGGTGGGGGCACCTGCCTGGGCCATGCCCTGCAGCAAAGCCTGGCCGGCTTCCAGGGGCAAAGGGTGGTGATCTTCACCGATGAGCAGGTCCACGACTACGCCGAAACCCCCCTTCGCCGCTGGGTTCGCGCAGGCCAGGGCCGCATGGCCTATGTGGTGAACGTGGCTGGGTATGCCCCGCTGGCTTTCCCCGAGCAGGGGGTGGTGCGCGTGGGGGGCTTTAGCGAACGATTGCTGGCCTTGTTGCCGCTCCTGGAATCGCACGATCCCCTGGCCTGGGTGCGCACGGGGGCGTGGAGGGCGCTGGCGTAG
- a CDS encoding YbjN domain-containing protein: MILNQVQPFNRSMLQEVLDTFDLHYLVDKDGDFVVLIRQEGLSGLAILHFVVSGVWSEVFSIMAHLENLPPFPEQELLQKVNTWNAKHRWPRAFVKEGRVYLDFHVDLEAGIHPGLLRDMVGRVVAGVGQFAAWMEGKDLDELFLHLLRSFNPGEESLVC; this comes from the coding sequence ATGATCTTGAACCAAGTTCAACCCTTCAATCGCTCGATGTTGCAAGAAGTGCTGGACACCTTCGATCTCCACTACCTGGTGGACAAAGACGGAGACTTTGTGGTCCTTATTCGGCAGGAGGGTCTGAGCGGGCTGGCCATCCTCCATTTCGTGGTTTCGGGGGTGTGGAGCGAAGTGTTCTCGATAATGGCTCATTTGGAAAACCTGCCCCCTTTCCCCGAGCAGGAATTGTTACAGAAAGTTAACACATGGAACGCGAAGCACCGTTGGCCCCGAGCTTTTGTGAAGGAGGGAAGGGTCTACCTGGATTTCCACGTGGACCTCGAGGCGGGCATCCATCCTGGGCTGTTACGGGACATGGTAGGCCGGGTGGTGGCCGGGGTGGGTCAGTTTGCGGCCTGGATGGAAGGAAAAGATCTGGATGAGCTTTTTTTGCACCTGCTTAGGTCATTTAACCCAGGGGAAGAGTCGCTAGTGTGCTAA
- a CDS encoding VWA domain-containing protein — translation MHSESKPNPKKPYLELIPLKPGVSATRPTYLEVLLRVHAPELEARPHRPLMNLALVLDRSGSMSGQKLDYAKEAAIYAVHSLLPEDRVAVVAYDNEVQVLVPSTPAADRPAIAARIRSLRPGGSTALHAGWLEGATQVAAFQEAGRTNRVILLSDGLANQGETHPQVIASQVRGLAQRGVSTSTLGVGLDYNEDLMSAMADAGEGNYYFVESPADLPRIFAQELSGLAGTLGTRVRLRLTPAAGGTVRLCNDLEQDLSGAYVLPNLIAGMPLEFLLALGAPAAAEVPLRLSLTWETPSGAQEQLEATLRLPVLEDVELERLPTHPEVSAMVAKLEATRARQQAMEALAQGDLWTARTSLLRATSRVAEHGPALATEAEELRLALLDLEASPTRTRKTLSSQVYRDRKGRKES, via the coding sequence ATGCACAGCGAGTCCAAACCCAACCCTAAGAAGCCCTATCTCGAGCTCATCCCCCTCAAGCCAGGGGTGAGCGCAACCCGCCCCACCTACCTCGAGGTGCTGTTGCGCGTGCATGCCCCCGAGCTCGAGGCCCGGCCCCACCGCCCGCTCATGAACCTCGCGCTCGTCCTCGACCGCTCCGGCTCCATGAGCGGCCAGAAACTCGACTATGCCAAGGAGGCTGCTATCTACGCCGTACATAGCCTGCTGCCCGAGGATCGGGTAGCGGTCGTGGCCTACGACAATGAGGTGCAGGTCTTGGTGCCCAGCACCCCTGCTGCTGATCGCCCCGCCATCGCCGCGCGCATCCGCAGCCTCCGTCCGGGGGGCAGCACCGCGCTGCACGCGGGCTGGCTGGAGGGCGCGACCCAGGTAGCGGCCTTCCAGGAGGCCGGGCGGACAAACCGGGTGATCCTGCTCTCCGACGGCCTGGCCAACCAGGGCGAGACCCATCCCCAGGTTATCGCCAGCCAGGTTCGGGGCCTGGCCCAGCGGGGCGTGAGCACCAGTACCCTGGGGGTCGGCCTCGATTACAACGAGGATCTGATGAGCGCCATGGCCGACGCTGGGGAGGGCAACTACTACTTCGTCGAAAGCCCCGCTGACCTGCCCCGCATCTTCGCCCAGGAGCTCTCCGGCCTGGCCGGGACGCTGGGCACGCGGGTGCGGTTGCGGCTCACCCCCGCCGCGGGGGGCACGGTCCGGCTCTGCAACGACCTCGAGCAAGACCTTTCCGGCGCCTACGTGCTGCCCAACCTCATTGCTGGTATGCCCCTGGAATTCTTGCTGGCACTGGGGGCTCCGGCGGCTGCCGAGGTACCACTGAGGCTCTCGCTCACCTGGGAAACCCCCAGCGGCGCGCAGGAGCAGCTCGAGGCCACCCTACGCCTGCCCGTGCTGGAAGACGTCGAGCTTGAACGGCTGCCTACCCACCCCGAGGTGTCCGCGATGGTTGCTAAGCTCGAGGCTACCCGCGCGCGCCAACAGGCCATGGAGGCCCTGGCCCAAGGCGATCTCTGGACCGCGCGGACCTCGCTCCTACGGGCCACTTCCAGGGTCGCCGAACACGGCCCGGCGCTGGCTACCGAAGCCGAAGAACTCAGGCTGGCGCTCCTGGATCTGGAGGCCTCGCCCACCCGCACCCGCAAGACCCTCTCCAGCCAGGTCTACCGCGACCGTAAGGGCCGTAAAGAGTCCTGA
- a CDS encoding MerR family transcriptional regulator, whose protein sequence is MEDLEVLLHRGAEWDLESLVREANARLPRYLPQDPGSLRVREAVTARLVRHYTGLGMLDEPLRAGREARYSARHLLQLLLVRRLMAEGHGASALGDLARRKSDAELLAMLEGGVALTANAPSSALNYLSALREQYRTASPTPLFEALTPDPIPELRWHRLEVAPGLELHVREDFRFPKTPSEDDALMQRLRQRLEALKPRRR, encoded by the coding sequence ATGGAAGACCTCGAGGTCTTGCTGCACCGTGGCGCAGAGTGGGACTTGGAGAGCTTGGTGCGCGAAGCCAACGCCCGCCTACCCCGTTATCTGCCCCAGGATCCCGGCAGCCTGCGGGTCCGCGAGGCCGTCACCGCACGTCTGGTGCGCCATTATACGGGGTTGGGCATGCTCGATGAGCCCTTGCGGGCCGGGCGGGAGGCCCGCTATTCGGCGCGGCACCTGCTGCAGCTTTTGCTGGTGCGGCGGCTGATGGCCGAAGGCCATGGGGCCAGCGCCCTCGGCGATTTGGCCCGCCGCAAGAGCGACGCGGAGCTTCTGGCGATGCTCGAAGGGGGGGTGGCCCTGACCGCTAATGCGCCATCCTCTGCCCTGAACTACCTATCCGCGCTGCGGGAGCAGTACCGGACGGCTTCCCCTACCCCCCTCTTCGAGGCGCTCACCCCAGACCCCATCCCCGAGCTGCGCTGGCACCGCCTGGAGGTGGCTCCTGGCCTGGAACTGCACGTGCGCGAAGACTTCCGCTTTCCCAAAACCCCCAGCGAGGACGATGCGCTCATGCAGCGCCTACGCCAACGGCTCGAGGCCCTCAAGCCGCGCCGCCGCTGA
- a CDS encoding transposase family protein gives MEVPDLRAHNRRYDWRMLFMLVLMGLGSGRTNILAIAQWIEDQRDWLLVMGFGRGKTGRALPAQATLYRFLWALEKEAEALERALKAWVKDVLKVLGQGGGLKELGLLEISLDGKHLKGSARGGVGDKAIVLVSAYLSRLGLSLLQSKAVGDEAVAGQQLMMQLGADLSEISIPWVLTGDAAHTESQTAKAILQKGGTTSSRSRITRPS, from the coding sequence ATGGAAGTACCCGACTTGAGAGCACATAACCGTAGGTATGACTGGCGAATGCTGTTCATGCTGGTGCTGATGGGTTTGGGGAGTGGTCGAACGAATATTCTGGCCATAGCCCAGTGGATCGAAGATCAACGGGACTGGCTGCTGGTGATGGGATTTGGTCGAGGAAAAACAGGCCGGGCACTGCCCGCTCAGGCGACTCTTTATCGGTTCTTGTGGGCCTTGGAGAAAGAAGCAGAGGCTTTGGAAAGGGCCTTGAAGGCCTGGGTAAAGGATGTGTTGAAGGTGTTGGGTCAAGGCGGTGGGCTCAAAGAGTTGGGTTTGTTGGAGATCAGCCTGGATGGTAAACACCTCAAGGGCAGTGCCAGGGGCGGGGTGGGGGATAAGGCCATCGTATTGGTCTCAGCCTATCTGAGCCGGTTGGGTCTAAGCCTGTTGCAAAGCAAAGCTGTGGGAGATGAGGCGGTAGCCGGACAGCAGTTGATGATGCAGTTGGGGGCTGACTTGTCGGAGATCAGCATCCCTTGGGTGTTGACGGGGGATGCCGCCCATACGGAGAGCCAGACCGCCAAAGCCATCTTGCAAAAGGGGGGCACTACTTCCTCGCGCTCAAGAATAACCAGGCCGAGTTGA
- a CDS encoding transposase yields MWQVVEAIRKNGNGYSLAGVVFDNQFAGKAYLAKLYQHNIPFVARARLNQKVEHAGNQRSIRELGEHYPPGKARYYKRFGWYVKRIKITLAEVGQLDMLLIWLPQPAGFKLMALFSTLDAGIQEVLAAWKARWDLERVHRLLKQNLGLSKCLSFDAIPR; encoded by the coding sequence ATGTGGCAGGTAGTCGAGGCCATCCGCAAGAATGGCAATGGTTATAGCCTCGCAGGCGTGGTGTTCGACAACCAGTTTGCGGGTAAGGCTTACCTCGCCAAGCTCTACCAGCACAACATACCTTTCGTAGCTCGGGCCAGACTGAATCAAAAGGTCGAACATGCAGGAAACCAACGATCTATCCGAGAACTGGGTGAGCACTATCCACCCGGTAAAGCCCGCTATTACAAGCGTTTTGGCTGGTATGTCAAACGCATCAAGATCACCTTGGCCGAGGTGGGTCAACTGGATATGCTGCTGATTTGGCTACCCCAGCCAGCAGGTTTCAAGCTGATGGCTCTCTTCTCCACCCTGGATGCGGGCATTCAAGAAGTCCTTGCCGCCTGGAAAGCTCGTTGGGATCTGGAGCGGGTGCATCGCCTGCTCAAACAGAACCTGGGTTTATCCAAATGCCTCTCTTTTGATGCGATACCCCGTTGA
- a CDS encoding transposase, whose translation MRYPVDDEHAYHQVRSGSLWVWRVRSTAQIPVEKDLSFPGLQQIVQIYRHKTHKRTGAISEETHLAVTNLSPTQADAATLALISRNHWAIENKLHHKRDSVLAEDACRTRKAAQALAALRNLLLGFLHQLSRPVLRSVRSFSVQPMLLFRWLNGCI comes from the coding sequence ATGCGATACCCCGTTGACGATGAACACGCGTACCATCAGGTACGCAGTGGCTCGCTGTGGGTTTGGCGGGTCCGCTCCACCGCTCAAATCCCGGTCGAGAAAGATTTATCCTTTCCTGGTCTACAACAAATCGTTCAAATCTATCGCCACAAGACCCACAAACGCACCGGTGCCATCTCCGAAGAGACTCACCTTGCCGTCACCAACCTAAGCCCTACTCAAGCGGATGCCGCTACCCTGGCCCTCATCAGCCGTAACCATTGGGCTATCGAGAACAAGCTCCACCACAAACGGGACTCCGTCCTTGCTGAAGATGCTTGTCGCACCCGCAAAGCTGCCCAAGCCCTGGCGGCTTTGCGCAACCTCCTCCTGGGCTTCCTTCACCAACTCAGCAGACCCGTCCTTCGCAGCGTTCGCAGCTTTTCCGTCCAACCCATGCTACTGTTTCGCTGGCTCAATGGTTGTATATGA
- the hslV gene encoding ATP-dependent protease subunit HslV, with the protein MGMHGTTIVAVRRDGVTAIAGDGQVTLGQTIMKTGAVKVRRLEQGGGILVGFAGAVADALTLLEKFEGALSGAKGNLQRAAIETAKLWRTDRVLRNLEAMLVLADRDTLLLLSGNGEVLSPDEPVIAVGSGGPYALAAAKALLRHSSLPAPEIAEQAIRLAGEIDLYTSGQPTQVLSVGGAP; encoded by the coding sequence ATGGGAATGCACGGCACTACCATCGTGGCAGTACGTCGAGACGGTGTCACGGCAATCGCGGGCGATGGGCAGGTCACCCTGGGACAGACCATTATGAAGACCGGAGCCGTCAAAGTGCGCCGTCTGGAACAGGGAGGCGGCATCCTGGTGGGCTTTGCGGGCGCGGTGGCCGACGCCCTGACCCTTCTGGAGAAGTTCGAAGGGGCGCTGTCGGGGGCCAAGGGCAACTTGCAACGGGCGGCCATCGAGACGGCCAAACTGTGGCGCACCGACCGCGTACTCAGGAACCTCGAGGCCATGCTGGTACTGGCCGACCGCGACACCCTGCTCTTGCTCTCCGGGAATGGCGAGGTACTGAGCCCGGATGAGCCTGTCATTGCCGTGGGCTCGGGAGGCCCCTACGCCCTTGCAGCCGCTAAAGCGCTGCTGCGACACTCCAGCCTCCCGGCCCCCGAGATTGCCGAACAGGCCATCCGATTAGCAGGAGAAATCGATCTTTACACCAGTGGACAGCCCACCCAGGTTTTGAGTGTAGGGGGTGCTCCATGA
- a CDS encoding ATP-dependent protease ATPase subunit HslU, which yields MNLTPAEIVRELDKHIVGQAAAKRAVAVALRNRVRRKKLPPELAREVMPKNILMIGPTGVGKTEIARRLARLAGAPFLKVEATKFTEVGYVGRDVDSIVRDLAEASYQLVMQEMKAKVEGRAQSMAEEEVASLLRVQPFELRSGRYNDQLVEIEVAEEARLPMVGMFGGEQMQGLQDMLKGLMPQRKVRRKVRVKEALEILKNQEAERLVDKEEANQEALRRAQEEGIVFIDEMDKIARSKGAMSGPDVSGEGVQRDLLPIVEGTVVSTRLGPVSTDHVLFIAAGAFHVSKPSDLIPELQGRFPIRVELEPLGPQEFERILREPENSLIKQYKALLAADDTELHFTPEAIQAVARYAHQANQELEDIGARRLSTVLERLLEEVSFQTNLGRVEVTKEYVEARLENVLASRDLSRYIL from the coding sequence ATGAACCTGACCCCAGCCGAGATTGTCCGTGAGCTGGACAAACATATCGTGGGCCAGGCCGCGGCCAAGCGGGCTGTGGCTGTAGCCCTGCGCAACCGGGTGCGACGAAAGAAGCTCCCGCCCGAACTGGCCCGTGAGGTCATGCCCAAGAACATTCTGATGATTGGCCCCACCGGGGTGGGCAAGACCGAGATTGCCCGGCGGCTGGCCCGGCTGGCAGGGGCCCCATTCCTCAAAGTCGAGGCCACCAAATTCACCGAGGTAGGTTATGTGGGGCGCGATGTAGATTCCATTGTGCGCGATCTGGCCGAGGCTTCGTACCAACTGGTCATGCAAGAGATGAAGGCCAAGGTCGAGGGGCGGGCCCAGAGCATGGCCGAAGAGGAGGTGGCTTCGCTGCTACGGGTGCAGCCCTTTGAGTTGCGGTCAGGCCGCTACAACGACCAACTGGTGGAGATCGAGGTGGCCGAGGAAGCCAGGCTCCCGATGGTCGGCATGTTTGGCGGTGAGCAGATGCAGGGCCTGCAAGACATGCTCAAAGGCTTGATGCCCCAGCGCAAGGTGCGGCGCAAGGTGCGGGTCAAGGAGGCCCTGGAAATCCTTAAGAATCAAGAGGCTGAGCGCCTGGTGGACAAAGAAGAAGCCAACCAGGAGGCCCTTCGCCGCGCCCAAGAAGAGGGCATTGTGTTCATTGACGAGATGGACAAAATCGCCAGGAGTAAAGGGGCCATGAGCGGCCCGGACGTTTCTGGAGAGGGCGTGCAACGGGATTTGCTCCCCATCGTGGAGGGTACGGTGGTCTCGACCCGCCTGGGGCCGGTCTCGACCGACCATGTGCTTTTCATTGCCGCCGGGGCTTTTCACGTTTCCAAGCCTTCCGACCTGATCCCCGAATTGCAGGGCCGGTTCCCCATCCGGGTAGAACTCGAGCCCCTGGGGCCGCAAGAGTTTGAGCGAATCCTGCGAGAACCAGAGAACTCGCTAATCAAACAATACAAAGCTTTGCTCGCAGCCGACGACACCGAGCTGCACTTCACCCCCGAGGCCATTCAGGCGGTGGCGCGGTACGCTCACCAAGCTAACCAAGAGTTGGAGGATATTGGCGCCAGGCGGCTTTCCACGGTTTTGGAGCGCCTGCTCGAAGAAGTCTCGTTCCAGACCAACCTGGGACGGGTTGAAGTGACCAAAGAATATGTGGAAGCAAGGCTCGAGAATGTGCTGGCTTCGCGCGACCTATCCCGCTATATTCTTTGA
- a CDS encoding lipopolysaccharide assembly protein LapB, translating into MMRFWFFVMVLVMGSVLGQQNPAQPAQPSRPQTQASLCALLYDAGRPEAALTACERAVKDAPSAENLYLLARVQSELNRFTAAIENLRRSITLNSSFIQSYVALAQVYLRQYLLSENRDAAKNLLDQALNVLREAERVNAKYAPIYATRGTILAYQNRLDQAVESINRSLTIKDEPVVRALLADIYIRQGKWDEALKNYDDAVKAAPKNSSLRVKYGSLLLLRGNVDLAIEHLDQAVVLAPGNAEAWLRRGDAYYEKKDWQQAGVSYQQTVALSPVRFPDAYIGLGQVLIELKDFQKARFNFTKAVALESDNPVYRFWLCRANELLGDKTGAKAQCEQALKLRPDFKEAQEVLNRLK; encoded by the coding sequence ATGATGCGTTTCTGGTTCTTTGTGATGGTGCTGGTAATGGGAAGTGTGTTGGGGCAACAAAACCCCGCCCAGCCGGCCCAGCCCTCACGACCCCAAACCCAGGCCAGCTTGTGCGCCCTGCTGTACGATGCCGGACGTCCCGAAGCAGCGCTGACGGCCTGTGAGCGGGCGGTCAAAGATGCCCCCAGTGCCGAAAACCTGTACCTGCTAGCGCGTGTGCAGTCGGAACTCAATCGCTTCACGGCGGCCATAGAAAACCTGCGCCGCTCGATTACCCTGAACAGCAGCTTCATTCAGTCCTACGTGGCGCTGGCCCAGGTGTATTTGCGGCAGTATCTGCTCTCGGAGAATCGAGACGCTGCCAAAAACCTACTGGATCAAGCTTTGAACGTACTGCGCGAGGCCGAGCGGGTCAATGCCAAATATGCCCCCATATATGCGACCCGCGGAACCATTCTGGCCTACCAGAACCGGCTCGACCAGGCGGTTGAGTCCATCAACCGTTCGCTGACCATCAAAGACGAGCCGGTGGTGCGGGCCTTGCTGGCCGATATCTACATTCGCCAGGGTAAGTGGGATGAGGCCCTCAAGAACTACGATGATGCGGTTAAGGCGGCGCCTAAGAATTCAAGTTTGCGGGTCAAGTACGGGAGCTTGCTGTTGCTTCGCGGGAATGTAGACCTGGCTATCGAGCATCTGGATCAGGCGGTGGTTCTGGCCCCCGGCAATGCGGAGGCCTGGTTGCGTCGGGGCGATGCCTACTACGAGAAAAAGGACTGGCAGCAGGCGGGTGTTTCCTATCAACAAACCGTAGCCCTCTCGCCGGTGCGCTTCCCCGATGCCTACATTGGCCTGGGCCAGGTGCTTATAGAGCTCAAAGATTTCCAGAAAGCGCGCTTTAACTTCACCAAGGCGGTGGCCCTGGAAAGCGATAACCCGGTTTACCGTTTCTGGCTATGTCGGGCTAACGAACTTTTGGGCGACAAAACCGGAGCCAAAGCCCAGTGTGAGCAGGCCCTCAAACTAAGGCCCGATTTCAAGGAGGCCCAGGAGGTTTTGAATCGCCTCAAGTAA